Genomic segment of Coffea arabica cultivar ET-39 chromosome 1e, Coffea Arabica ET-39 HiFi, whole genome shotgun sequence:
aggaaaattaaaatacaactacattcttcaattagaAAGTGGATTAcgatttgggacagacgaaaaaggaaaacaagactatcaaagtgggacagagGGAGTAGTTGATATTGAAGCCGCTCGAATGTCGTGTTTACTAAATTTAGGTAATAAACAAATTAaggaaacgaatgctcaaattATACTACTAACTTTCAGGGTGAATTTCGGTTTAACCCTTCAACGTTTATCAAAGTATCAATTCATATTTGGTCAATAATATTTGACCAAACTTTAATGGTATAGTGAAATCTGCTACCTAATTTTTTAGGGCCTCCCGAGCAACTGACCTCCTATTAAAATGATGGGaaaaaataccctcacattaattagagtacaactttatgaaaacttgaattgatgggaaaaaaagaatcaactctcattaaataaggtaggtttatagtaacaacaacttacattggataagggtattttaggaaaattaaaatacaactacattcttcaattagaAAGTGGATTAcgatttgggacagacgaaaaaggaaaacaagactatcaaagtgggacagagGGAGTAGTTGATATTGAAGCCGCTCGAATGTCGTGTTTACTAAATTTAGGTAATAAACAAATTAaggaaacgaatgctcaaattATACTACTAACTTTCAGGGTGAATTTCGGTTTAACCCTTCAACGTATATCAAAGTATCAATTCATATTTGGTCAATAATATTTGACCAAACTTTAATGGTATAGTGAAATCTGCTACCTAATTTTTTAGGGCCTCCAGAGCAACTGACCTCCTATTAAAATGATGGGaaaaaataccctcacattaattagagtacaactttatgaaaacttgaattgatgggaaaaaaagaatcaactctcattaaataaggtaggtttatagtaacaacaacttacattggatatgggtattttaggaaaattaaaatacaactacattcttcaattagaAAGTGGATTAcgatttgggacagacgaaaaaggaaaacaagactatcaaagtgggacagagGGAGTAGTTGATATTGAAGCCGCTCGAATGTCGTGTTTACTAAATTTAGGTAATAAACAAATTAaggaaacgaatgctcaaattATACTACTAACTTTCAGGGTGAATTTCGGTTTAACCCTTCAACGTTTATCAAAGTATCAATTCATATTTGGTCAATAATATTTGACCAAACTTTAATGGTATAGTGAAATCTGCTACCTAATTTTTTAGGGCCTCCCGAGCAACTGACCTCCTATTAAAATGATGGGaaaaaataccctcacattaattagagtacaactttatgaaaacttgaattgatgggaaaaaaagaatcaactctcattaaataaggtaggtttatagtaacaacaacttacattggataagggtattttaggaaaattaaaatacaactacattcttcaattagaAAGTGGATTAcgatttgggacagacgaaaaaggaaaacaagactatcaaagtgggacagagGGAGTAGTTGATATTGAAGCCGCTCGAATGTCGTGTTTACTAAATTTAGGTAATAAACAAATTAaggaaacgaatgctcaaattATACTACTAACTTTCAGGGTGAATTTCGGTTTAACCCTTCAACGTATATCAAAGTATCAATTCATATTTGGTCAATAATATTTGACCAAACTTTAATGGTATAGTGAAATCTGCTACCTAATTTTTTAGGGCCTCCAGAGCAACTGACCTCCTATTAAAATGATGGGaaaaaataccctcacattaattagagtacaactttatgaaaacttgaattgatgggaaaaaaagaatcaactctcattaaataaggtaggtttatagtaacaacaacttacattggaTAAGGGTATTGTTTGGAAGACCGGAACGCTAGAAAGGTAAGTACACGGAAGTTTCCATGGGCTGGCCGCTGGCGTTTCCCGTAGTTCAAAGGATATCATCTATTAGACAAGAGGGCCAGTTTTTCCTCAACTTCATAAATCTTTCCCCAGAAGTCTTCATTTGGACGCTCACTCCTACCATCATCGGAGTAAACAATAGGAGCCTCATCGAAGAATTAATGCACAATAGAGAGTCTCATCACAATTTGAGTGATCTTAATTTGGGACGGTAGGATAGAATTATCTATCCTAGATTTATAATTATCATCCAAGATTTTTTAGCCGacttttcattattttctcattCCAAATTATAGGCTGTACACAAATTTCCTCTGCCGATATTTACttctttatttatatatatatttttttcatctttCGTGCACCCTTCCTAAAAGAGAAAACATATTTGCATTATTCGGCTTGGGATGTCGAGCATGCAAGAGGACCTGCAACCGGGGGAGTTGGGGGAGCTGTTTCAATAAATTTACTTTAAAAAatcaggaagaaaaaaaaaaaatcgtcgAGATCTTGTCAGATGATCATTTGTCAAAAAAACTGTAGAGAAGAATATCACTCACGGGAACGACTTTAATTAAGCGAAAAGGCCACTCGAGAAGTTGAAATAGTAATAAAAGACCCCAGTTGGTGTTTTTCTTCTAGCTTGAAGAATAAGCAAAAGGCAGAAGACCCCATTTGGGTACATGGGACGGCACATGATACATTGGCGTTAGCAATTATGCATCATGTTCTAAGTAAGAGTCCAGATAGACTCATTGCTTGTCAACCAAGCTATAATTATTTTCGGCTGCCGCCTGAGATCTTTGCTTAATTCTGCTCTACAGTCTTCTCCGACCAAAAAATATAAAGGAAAAAGATGAAGTAAACCACACATTCAACTACTCCAGCACAAATTCGAGGCAGGAGCAGGAGGACTCAACACGTGTTTCGGTTGTGGGTACTGTGGCAATTTAGGCACCAGAATTCAACTCTTATCATCACCAAATTGCAAGTACCATCCGGCAAATGAGGCCCGTCCCTTCCTCTAATAATGGATTACATTTACGGGTCACGATTGGCCTTCAAATCACCTAACCCTCGCACAAAACGCTCAGCTCACATGAGCCGTCATCATCAGACGAAATTATGCTTGATCAAGAAGTGCTGCTGCTTAACATGAGGCATATGTTCGTTAGTCTAACAAATACTACTATATGTTTAAGGAAAGATCGCACTAATCTTCAAGAGGATTAGTAGAAGATTAGTAGTGCGATTTTCCCTAATGTTTAAACGTTACTGTCATTCTAGGGCTACATCCCAGATACTACTGTCCCAGATGATTAAAATGAGTTCAAGGATGCACAGGCGGAGCCAAAGCTTTAGAGTTGGATGAGCAAGACTATAAAAAGATGTACGCGTGAGGAgatatcttcttcttttttttttttttaaaaaaaaaaaaagtaaataataaaCTAAGTACAACTGAAATTAAAAGGAATAATCAGTCAAGTACAACTAAATCCTTGCAAATCATCAGTTACAAAAGATGAAATCCAGGAGTAGAAGTCAAAATGGGTGATCATAATTAAATAATAGTTATAATTGGATCAATTCATTTATGCTGATttaataaattggccaaaattggTCAGTTCATTTATATCTATTTAATAAATAGATACGAGTATATCTAATTATCTATGATTTTTTATTTACCTATTACCTATTTAGTAATAACCATTATCATGCGTAGGTCTTACAAGATTTTGTTCTATATTTATAAGTTTAAAATGAGTCACACCCTGAACAAATGAGATTACATCCTATGTAAGATCGGCTCATACAATTTTTTGACAACCATTTGGGCCCCTTGGTCCAACAGGATTACCCCTTCCAGAGCCATCAAGAGTTCAACTTTTGGGCCTAGAGAGGAGAATTCGAAAGCAAGACAAAAAGCTGCCAAATGCGGAGAATGAGAGGATTTTTGTCAGGTTCAGAGACGCCGCTTTTATGATGCACCAGCAAACACAATTCACATGATTGAACTCAATGGCGAATGCAGTGAGGGCAGCACATCACCACTCTCTCTGTCTCGTCATTGGCTTGGGATAAACTCTTCTGTTTACACTCACGAGTCAAGTAGAGACAACATGTGCAGCACGTGGTAGGAATGTATGTTCGTAGCCTTTAATCCACGTTTACCCAGTAAAAGTAAAGGATTTTAGCCTGGCAACAAATTCTCTTTACTCGCCACATCCATATCCTGCCTGGCTAATTTGTATCGttcttcacatctctatcaAAATGATAGACAGCACTTTATGAAGCAAAGGCCAGCAaaccccaccaccaccaccaccaacccaaaaaaaaaaaaaaaaaaaaagacgaagAGCTGTCGTACATTGTATCTTGCAGAACTTTTGCAGTGATCGTCCAACATTAGATTGTACTAGTAATCTACGACTAGGATTGACAAGGGTAATCACTTGACTTGTTTGGTGCTGAGGATGTTTCCCTCTGATTTTTCGCAGACGAGTTTTTTGGTCCTCCGCAAGTATCCCTCTGATTTGGCACGTCCAGTTCGTCTCCTTGGTCATCCCCAAAATTTTTTCGCTCTCTTTATCCTCCTGTCAAAAATTGGGTGCAGAAAGAGCCCCAAGTCAAGGCTCAAATCATCTCCTCCACTCAACTAAAAGTCAGTCATGTGGGGAACAATTCTAACCGGTTGACCTTGTTGAGAAACTCTTGTAATGGCAACCGCAAAGGCCAAAAAACAAGCAAAGTCGAAAACAATGGAACTGATCTAGTTGTCCGCCATGATTACCTAGATAGCGAAGATCCTATGCTTCATATGATCGCAGGACGGTTGACCCAACATACCTGCAAAAGTTTAGCATCTCAAAGCTTTCATCACAGTGTAAGAATTCATCCTAAAGAAAGCACGATGCAAGATGCCCACATAGCTTATGCAGGCTATCAGGATCTTATAGACCGAACCTGAACCAAACCAAACATGTAACAGAAACTGCCACGAAAGGGAAATGGAACAAATCAGACTGCCATATTATCCACTTGACAACAAGAAGGGAATATCATTACATTacaatttcttccatttctaaTATAGCCTCCAAATCAATATTCACATTACAGAAAATTACGTTGCTTGCCAACCTCATTTAAGGATGAATTAATTCAGTTTCTTGacatcaattttatttttcaaccaAGCACAATGAAAAACACTTGAAAGGTTACAAAGTTTTTCAGGCATGCCAGGTCCTGCTTCAACACTATCCCATGGCATACTTCTGAGTCCAGCTGCGAGCAGTGGCCTCGTACTTAGCCCTGTCAGTCTTGTACATGTGAGCAATCTCGGGCACCAAGGGGTCATCAGGGTTTGGATCCGTCAACAAGGAACAGATGGAAAGTAGGACCTGCCACGAAATTTCCAAATAGGTCAAAAAAGATGCAATTTCAGGCTAGTTAAAACCAAATCTACATCTTAAAAGTCAGCACAAAAAGGAAGCCACGCTGTTGCAGATCCTATGATATATGCCAAAGAAACAACTATTTGAGTTTCAAACATGAAGAAACTTGGTATGAATTCATGGCATAACCTTAAAAAGAATTTGCAAACTACGTTACAGGCACAAGAAATCAAGCATGATGTGTTAATAAGTCGTTCAGCTAAGAACTAATGTGCTTTTAAAATTTACTGTAAGAACAATATCATTGAGTTGCTGGTGCTTCTACGACAAAGCCTACATATTGGTGGATACCTAAATTAGACTAAATTAAACCTGCTCTGACAACAGCCTCTCATGTTTCTCAGAAGTTCAGCCTCCTGAGTTTGTCAGAAGTTTATCTGAATTGTGATTGACAACAGCCTCTTAGAATCAGATTGACGATAATAGACCAAATTATATAAAAACATCTAATTTCAGATGAAAACAACTCACTTAATTACAGACACCCAAAAAGAGAAAGTTTGAAGTCCAGTATAAGGTGGCTGCATCCTAACTTGTTATATACAAACATATATACTTCAAAAACTTTTCAATTACTTCCAAGCATGTTGCAAGAGTTTATGTAGAGTTAAATGGTAAATGCAAGCTTCCATCCAAAGAAAACCAGATCTTAATTCCCAACTCTTTTAAACTGACGCACTGTTAGCCTTTCTTATTTGTTTCCACTCTCTGTGCTCAGCTAATTTCACAAGGTAAGACATGTTACATGAGAACCGAGGTTCAAAAAAACAGCTGTACACAGTCCATGGATATGCACATAAACCATATAAATTAGTACAGAAACGTGAAATGAAAACAACAACAgacgaaaaaaaaagacataATTCAAACCTTTGATATGGTTAGTGCCGGACTCCACTGCTCTTTAAGAATGTCCAGACATATACTTCCATTGCTGTTAATATTTGGGTGGAAAACCTTAGTCCTAAATGCAACCTGTAGTGCACAAAGTTTGTAAGGTCACACAGCAGTGCAAAAGCATGCAAAGAAATTTGAAACGCAAGAAAATCTTGTAGTTAGAAAAGAATGCACATGCTATTCTACCAATGCACATACGGCACACAACTGCTGTCCGTAACTGTGATCATGGAGTGAAAACTTAACAAACCACCAACCTTGACTAAAAATAAGGCCCATGAACAAGCAATAAACAattttcaatcattgaaaatatcAGCCCACTACAAGGTCGGTCATTGATGAAAGCTAGTGAGACATGTCTCTAAGCACCCTATACATTTCAAGTAGGGGAAGAAAAATAAATTCCCTAAAGTTATGCAGTTATGATACATCCCCACCTCAGCTAATatctaaaaagaaaagaaagacatTTAGGTATAGGAGGGTGACAGTTCTATCTCTCATAAAAGCTTATGATTTGACATCAGTGATGTTTGACAGGCAGTCCTACTTGGCTGTTCCACTCACATCAGACACTGCCAAGATCCCCAAAGTGATGAATTCTGAATCATTattttccctttgtttctttttaatttgGGCAGGGGACCAATTGTGCATTCAACAGTGAATACTTCTTCCAAATACACTTAAATCAGTAAGTGCTCTATATCATAAGATATCAGTGGAATATAATAAAGGACCCATCATCATACCTTTGGGGGCTTAAATGGGTAATCCGGGGGAAAGTgaatagaaactaaaaaaacacCACCTGCGTAAGGACTATCAGCAGGTCCCATAATAGTTGCTTGCCAATGGAACATATCTTCAGCCACTGGACCTGCATTAGTGCAGCACCAATAGTGAGATTAATAGTTTGgctcaataaaatgaaaaacaaacgtCAATAGTGATGACaattaaaaatattccaaatctTGATAGAAACATTTGTTAACTCTGACCACCCTACCCTACAATTTTGATGATATATATGCCAGCAAATGCATCATCCGTAGAAACGATAAGTGATAACATACAAATGATGCATCGGAACAAAATCATAGTGGATCTATAaatcaaaacaagaaaagtCCAACAAGGGCAAAAGAGGCAAACAAGTACTAATACTTTGGAGCCAGAGTTCAGATAATTTCACGAGAAATTATAATTTAACACGAGACAGCTTTGGCCACATAAACATAAATAACAGTCTGAAAAAAGCTTAAAAACCATTCCTTTACAGATGAGAGTATGCCAATGTCAAAAATTCCTCCTCTTTGACatgaaatttagtataaataaaaTCAGAAACATAATTGGAATGGTTTGAATATATTCAACAACTTGTCCAAAAGGAAAGTACATCAAATAGTCACACACGCATCAGGGCATCATCACACCACTCAAATTCGGGCATGTCATAACTTAAAAGAGTCTATACAATGCACACAAAGACTAAACTTTGCCGGGAGTATTGATTGAATTGATCAGACagtaaatcaaattttgaagaCTATTTTATCTTCCAACAGTCTAATTAGACATCATTTAGATAATTGCACTCTGTGGTCATTATGTAAGACCCCATCAACAAATTTAACCGGCCATACTACTGAAAAAAACCTCAAGGAACGCTCTAATCAGATAAGTACGAAAGAAGCTAGGCAGGAtctgaagcacactttgaagaCCAAGCAGAGCAAAACAAACAAACATCTTTAACCAAGGCAAAGCTCCCAAATCAGCTATATGAGGTAGCATTCAGCTGGTCAGAGCCAAAGCCCCCAAATCAGCCATATGAGGTAGCATTCAGATAGTTTTATTTATTCGAGTGTCGAAACTCGTACATATCAACTGCCaacaaaattacaaaatcagaaaaagtaATAAGTAGATAAATAGATACTTGATCCATCTAACAGGTAAACTACTAAGAGAACAAAGAGgaagagacaaaaggataaaacGTACCAGCACTACACGATGTGGGAGGATCCTTCTGCAAATCCTTGAGCTCCTTCAATATCCGTTTTGATGCCATCACTTAAATCTTAACTTCCAACTTCAGATCAGAACCTATGccagcaaaaataaaagttcATTAAGCACAACAAAgacccaaaataaataaatccatAAATAAAACTCTTTCAAGgcttaaatatatatatatacaaaggCCATTCAAACAAAGACCCCATCAGAAAACAGAAAAGGACAGTCAACCCCGGACGACCGTCGAGGCAAATGAATGAACAAATTGCGAGATCTAAACACATCCCTCGCAACATAAAAATCTAAAACATGGGTTCTTAAACAAAAGATTGAAGGAACAAAGGAAACCTGAGGAAGGAGAAGCTTGCGGCGGGGAGGGTGGGGGGAAGAACTTGGACACACGGAGAATGCAGAGACGAATAAAGAAGAAGCAGAGGAAGAGCAGAAGAAAGAGGATATATTGAATGAATTATTGATGATTGAGGGAAAGGGTTAGAATATATTCTCAACGGTGTCGAAAGATAAATaatatattacaaaaaattttagcTAATCACAGTAGCGTCACtcctaaaaatagataaatataaaacaaaaagtaaataaataaatgtggAATTAGCAGTAGAAAAAGGAGGGCAGGGCTGCCCGGAAGGGAAGAGGGGGTCCAATTTGATATTCTAGAATTTTGGAGGTGGAGTCGTAATTGGCGTACAATCAACGGCACCCTCTCTACCTTTATACGTTACCACTAATCCCCGAAAGACAACAACTAACAACTGCTACTAATTGAGACTAGGGGCCGCCCCCCAGTCCCATCCCCTGCAATTGGTTTGTACAATTCTTTCTTCTCACCGCTTTAGGAGTGCCGGAGACTCGCTGCTGCGACTTTTACCTGCCGCAGTCGGCTGGATTTCGAGGTTTTACCGCTGCAATAACATTTTATCATTATTGTCCGGATTCTggttcttcttctcttcttttattaaaaatgtgagggtaaaaaacaaaaaaatccctgtggtaaacctaatacacagaaaaatccTCTACgattttaaaatatacaatacgacacctcatgctttgaactaaattgtaaaggtaacggaatccgttaaatttaacggaaatgacttattgaaatctaaaaaaaaaatttatacctaatttttatcaaatatacctattctaccccttaaccctcaattctctctatttagagaataaaacaaataatttttttgaattgtcttttgcttaattatatcaaggcattttggtcatttcgttcatttccgttaaatttaacagaTTCAGTCacatttacaatttagttcaaaacatgaggggtcgtgttgtatattttgaaattacggggacttttctgtgtattagattTACCATaagggtttttttgttttttagccAAAATGTAATTGTCCGAGTCAAAATAGTAAAAGGACAAATTGAACCGAGTAACAACAGAACAGAGATGTTGCCCATAATAATGTCTAGCTCCTCGTATTAGGGGATTCTTAACAGAATATTTCTCTATTATTGGATTTCTTAAGCTAGATTATTGAATATGTGCACAGGCGTATTACCTCAGCTCCTCGTCCCCATTCTCCGATACAAAATAATCCCCTTGTATTTAGTGTACTattgttcatttgtttgataAGTAGAGTTCAACGAGTAATTGTTTTATTTGTAATGCGATCCGTACTCGATAATCAGTATATCAGTATTAAGTACACATACAGGTGTTTGATAAGTTTCACTAGGGCGTAAATTTGAGGGggttttattcttttttaataTAGAAAAAGGCAGATTTGATTTTTGCATTCGGGGAAGTTCTGCCAATGATATAGAGGACTAGGATGCAAACGAATCGATTAGTTCGCCAACTTGCTCGGTCAAAACTCGACCTTGAGCTCGCATTGACCGAGTTCGAGCAACTCAAGCTACTTAACGAATGAGTGGAGTTCGAACTTAATATGTGAAGTTCGAAAGCTCATCGAACTTAATCGAGCTTcaatatatatgtttttttaaaattttttatttattagtatgATATATCTATTTTGtcctttgtttaaaattatattaaataTAAATTGATACTTCTTAATCTCGATTAGACTCGATTGGACTCAATTGGACTCGATAAAcatgagctcgagttcgaagtcaagtaatacaaaataaaatcgagctcgagcttaacTTTTAAGAGATCGACGAGTTTGAACTCGAATTTGAGTCTAAGTTTTTTAACTCTAGTCGAGATCAGGGGATTGGATAGCACAATTGTTAAAAATTTCCCTTTTATCCTTCTAGATTTGGCGAGCTCAAATCGATTCAATTACACCCCAGAGACGAGACGA
This window contains:
- the LOC113712307 gene encoding ubiquitin-conjugating enzyme E2-17 kDa isoform X2 → MASKRILKELKDLQKDPPTSCSAGPVAEDMFHWQATIMGPADSPYAGGVFLVSIHFPPDYPFKPPKVAFRTKVFHPNINSNGSICLDILKEQWSPALTISKVLLSICSLLTDPNPDDPLVPEIAHMYKTDRAKYEATARSWTQKYAMG
- the LOC113712307 gene encoding ubiquitin-conjugating enzyme E2-17 kDa isoform X1 gives rise to the protein MLPHIADLGALPWLKMFVCFALLGLQSPVAEDMFHWQATIMGPADSPYAGGVFLVSIHFPPDYPFKPPKVAFRTKVFHPNINSNGSICLDILKEQWSPALTISKVLLSICSLLTDPNPDDPLVPEIAHMYKTDRAKYEATARSWTQKYAMG